The window CGCCACCAACTCAACGTCCGGCGCGTTCTTCAACAAATGAATCGTCGCGTACCGCTGCCGGTCCGTCCCAGTGTGATTCGTGATGAGCCCCACGCGCATCCCTTTCAACGCGGCAAAATGGTCGCGTTTCAAAACATCAATGCCATTGAGCACGCCCAGCACATCATTGTTCAGCGAATTCAACTCGGCCAATTCCGTCGCGCTCAATTTTTCCGGCGGCAGCGGCGGCAGTTGATCCGGCACAAAATTGAAATCAAAATTCGTCACCGCCTCCGCCGCCAGCGTTCCCAGCGTCCCGTAAAGCGGAACCACACTGCCACTCCCGTCGGGATGATTTCGATTGGATAAAAAAATGAAGAAGGTTTTTGAGAACGGATCAATCCACAAACATGTTCCCGTCCAGCCGGTGTGCCCGTACGACCCACGCGGAAATTTCGTTCCCCGCGGACGGCTGAATCCCGAATCTATGTCCCAGCCCAGCCCGCGCCGGTCCCGTATGCCGGGCGGCGTTTGCACGCTGGTCATCAACCGCACCGTTTCCGGTTTAAAAATCCGCACGCCGTCCAGTTCGCCCTCGTTCAACATCATCTGCGCATACCGCGCCAGATCCGACGCCGTCGAAAACAGTCCCGCGTGCCCCGCCACGCCGCCCATGTGCCGCGAAGTCGGATCATGCACCACGCCGCGCAACATCACGTTCGTATGAATGGGATCGAACTCCGTCGGCGCGATGCGCGGAATTTTATTCGTCGGCGGCAGGTATCCCGTATCCACCATTTTCAACGGCACATAAATTTCCTTCTGCACAAAATCCTCCAGCTTCATCCCGCTCACACGCTCGACAATGGCTCCCACCAAAAACAAATTCACATCGCTGTACCGGAAGACCGTTCCCGGCTTCGACCGCAATTTCTCCTTGCACGCCATCGCCACCGCCGTATCGCGCCCCTGCCAATCCGTCCTCGTTTCGATGTCCGGCACGAGGCCCGATGTGTGCGTCAACAATTCCCGCACCGTCACCAGGTCCTTGTCCCCGCCGGTAAACTCTGGGATATAAGTATGCACCGGCTCGTCTAATTTCACCTGCCCGCGCTCCACGAGAATCATGATCGCCGGCGTGCCCGCGATGACTTTCGTCAGCGAGGCCAAATCAAAAATCGTGTCCGTCGTCATCGGTTCGATTTCCGGCACCAATGCCCGATCACCGTAAGCCTTCAAATATTTGGACTTGCCATGCTCCACCAGCAGCACCCCTCCCGGACACTTTTGATCATCAATCGCCTGATTGATCGCATCATCCATCTTATGCAGCGTTTTCGTATCCAAATCCGCGCCCGACGCCCGCAAGCCAACAACAGTCAACGCTACCCACAAAACCAACGCTCGAAAATATTTCATAAATTAAAAAGCAATCACTCAACCTGTAGCGGCGGTCTATGACCGCCGTCTTCAATCCGGACGGACCGCGGGTCTATGACTCGCAGCAACTCAATACAAAATTGCCGCCCCCGGCTCACACCACAGTCAAATACTGAAAACTTGAAACTCATTCTCTATTTCCCGCCATCAAATCAAAACAAGTTATCTTCCATCCACGATCCAACCCCTCGCGCACAAACAATTTCCCATCCGCATACGCTGGCGAACTCCAACTCTTTCCACAAACCTGCGTGTGCGCCAGTTCCGTGTATTTTTCCGGGTTCGCCGCGATGAAAAACAAATCTCCCTTGTCCGTCGTCACCAGAATATTTTTCCCCATAACGATGCTCACGGACACCTTGTCGCCGAACCCTTCCTGGTCCCACATCTTCTTTCCGTTCAACGCGTCCACGCACACATAATTTTTTCCAGCGCCCTGGCAATATAAATAATGGTCAACCAGCACCGGCGTCGCGAGATTGATTTTCAAGTCCTTGTCCGTCCAGGACCGCTCCGCCTTGAAAGCGTCTCCTTCTTTCGTAATTTTGAAACACACCAGCCCAATCGTTTGCGAGTTCACGCTGATAGTGTCGCCAAAGATCACCGGCGTCATCGCGTGGCGTTTCGCATCCGTCCGCAAGGGCACTCGCCACAAAATCCTGCCGTCGTCCGCGCCCATGCCCATCAACGCCTCTGACGTGAAATAAATAATCTGTTTTGTCCCCGCGAAGTTCTCAACCAACAGTGAAGAATACGCCGCCTCATCGTTGCCCGTTTTCCATAAAACTTTACCGTTCCGCTTGTCAAAACAGACCGCGCTCGCACCCGCCTTGCTGCCGACCGGCAGAATAATATGCTCCCCATCAATCACGCCGCAGCCATTGTTCCCCCTCCGGCTCGCGGTGCCCTCATTCGCCTTGCCGCCCAAAAATGTCACCCCAAAATCTTTCGCGAAACTTGTCCCCCAAATCACTTTTCCATCCGCCGCATTCAGGCAGCGAAATTCGCCGTTGCATGACTGCGTGTAAACTCGGTCGCCATCCATGATCGGCGTGCTGCGCGGCCCCGGCCCCCATTCATCCTCGAATGAATCGGTCAGCGTTGCGCGCCAGATTTCCTTGCCGGTTTTCGCATCCAGCATGTGCGCAATTTCTTTCCCGTCCTGCGCATCGAGATAAACCAGTTTCCCTCCCGCGACCACCGGCGATGAAAATCCTCCGCCGATCTGCAATTTCCAGTCCACCTTGGGCTCCGTCGAAACCGATACCGGCACCTGTGCATCCGCCGGAACATGTCCGTCCCGCTCCAGCCCGCGCCATTGCGGCCAATCGCTCGCTCTCGCGGAAATTCCCATCGCGAGCAACCCAAAAAAAATACACGCCTTAAAAATTTTGCTCCATTGACGATTTTTCATATGGCTATTGCGCATTCGGTTTTACCATCCTTTTGCTTCGCCCGAGGCCCGCGGGTCCGCCACGCCGACGAATTCTTTTCCGTCCTTCGTTCGCCCCACGATTTGAGTCGCGCCGATCGCGCTCGTGACTCCAACCGCACGACCGCGCGCCGCCAACGCCGCGCGCAATTTCAGCGGCATGGTTTTTTCCACCATCAATTCATCCGGCGACCATTGATGATGCAATCGCGGCTGCAACATCGCATCCTCCGGGCTCATTCCCATGTCCAAAATATTTACCAACGCATAGAGTACCTGCGAAATAATCGTCGGGCCGCCCGCCGCGCCCAGCGCCAGAATCGGCTGGTGATCTTTCAATACAATCGTCGGAGACATGCTCGACAGCGGACGCTTTCCCGGCCCTACCGAATTGGCTTCCGCGCCGATCAGTTTGAAATAATTCGTCGCGCCCGGCTGCGCCGAAAAATCGTCCATTTGATTATTCATCACGATTCCAGTGCCAGGAATCACCACCTTGGAGCCAAAGCTCGTGTTCACCGTCGCCGTGCACGCCACCCAATTCCCTTCCGCGTCCGCGACGGAAAAATGTGTCGTGTGCTGCTTGAAAAATTCCTTGTCCCAACCCGGCGGCAATCCGTGTCCCGGCACAACAGTCGTATGCTCCGGATTGATTTTCTTCGCTAACTCCGCGCCGTATTTTTTTTCCACCAATCCGCGCGGCACATTCGCGAAATCCGGGTCGCCCAGCCAATACGCGCGATCCGCAAATGCCAGTTTCATTGCTTCCGCAATCACGTGCAGGCGAGTCACCTCGTCCATTTTTTTCAGATCGAACGGTTCGAGAATATTCAGCATCTCCACCACATGCACGCCGCCTGAACTCGGCGGAGGAAACGATACCACTTCATAACCGCGATACATTGTGCTTACCGGCTCGCGCAAGAGAATATGGTAATCGCGAAAATCCTGCGCCGTCACGATGCCGCCGTTTTTCTTCATCCAGGTTTCCACCGCCGCGCCAAATGCCCCGCGATAAAACCAATCCACGCCTTCCTCCGCAATATGCCGATAACTCGCCGCCAGATCTTTTTGCCGCAAGGTGTCACCCGCGCCGTAAGTCTGCCGGGAATTCTTGAAATAAATTTCTCTCGATGCCCCAAACTCCCATAAGTCTTTTGCCGACGCTTTTAGTCTCCTCGCATAGCCCGCACTAACGACAAAACCTCTGTCCGCAATTTCCGCCGCCGGCAAAATCAATTCCTTGAGATTTTTTTTCCCAAAATGCGTTTCCGCATAATCATACACGGCCAGCGACCCCGGCACGCCGCTCGCCAGCGCGCCCGTTTGGCTCAACTCCGGGTCGGCTTTTCCATTGCGAATGAACATGTCCCGCGTCGCCGCCCCCGGCGCCATTTCACGTCCATCCAGCGCCACAATCGAACCATCCGCGCGGCGAATCAGCATGAAACAGCCGCCGCCAATTCCCGAATTCGCCCCATCCACCACGCCCAGCGTCAATCCCACGGCGACCGCGGCATCAATCGCATTGCCTCCGTCTTTCAAAACTTTTACGCCCGCCTCCGTCGCCAGCGGAGCAACTGTGGCCACCATCCCGTGTTCTCCATAAGCGACTAATGGCGGCCAGGCTGGTGATGAATTTGTATCTGCCCCGCGAGTCGCCGTTATGACGCCAAACCAAAAGCACGCGATGAAGATAAATTTGCTGATGATTCCAAGTTGCGGCTTCATTCAGTTGGATGCGCGGTCACCATTCGCACTCTTTATAAAGAGCTTCTTGTGCAAACAAAAGCTTCCTTTTCAAACTTACCGACTTACTCACTAACTCATCATTTTATATTAAACTTATGAACACTGAAAACTTGAAACTGCCCTTTTCCTAAGCAACACTTCGCCCGCATGAGTCATACCATCAGCATCGCGCAATACGGCCTTGGCCCCATCGGCATCGAATCCCTCAAGCTCGCCGCGTCCAAGCCCTGGGTGGAGATTGTCGGCGGCATTGACATTGACCCTGCCAAAGTTGGCAAAGACCTCGGCGAACTCACTGGCCTGGCTTCGCTCAAGGGCCGCGTGGTCTATGATTCGCTTGAAAAATTGCTCGCGCATGCCAAGCCCGACGTCGTCCTGCACACGACCGTTTCCAAATTTAAAAACGCTTTCCCGCAACTCGAACCACTCGCGCGCGCGGGCATCAGCGTCGTTTCGTCCTGTGAAGAATTGCTTTTTCCGCAACTGATGGAACCGGAACTCGCCGCGATGCTCGACCAAACCTGCCAGGCCGGCGGCTCACGCATCATCGGCACCGGCGTCAATCCCGGGTTCGTCATGGATGTGCTTCCCATCTGCCTTACCGGCGTCAGCCGCGACGTCCGCGCCATTCATATCCAGCGCGTCGTCAATGCTTCCACCCGCCGCGAACCGCTTCAGAAAAAAATCGGCAGCGGCTGGATTCCCGAGGAGTTTCGCCGCTTGTTCAAGGAAGGCCGCGCCGGTCACGCCGGCTTGAAGGAATCGCTGGCACTGATCGCGCATTGCCTGGGCTGGCAAGCCACGGACATCACTGAAACCGGCGAACCGGTCATCGCCGATCACGACATCAAAACGAAATTTCTCGAAGTGAAAAAGGGACTCACCTGCGGCCTGCATCAGCATGCGACAGCGAAGATCAGCAGCGGCGCGAAACTCGTGCTCGACATCAAAATGTATCTCGACGCCCCAAATCCGCACGATGCCATCCAGATCGAAGGCGATCCTTCGCTGGACGTGGTCATCAATGGCGGCGTCGCAGGAGATCACGCCACCGTGGCCGCCCTCGTCAACACCGCCCGCCGGATTCTCTCCGCCCGCCCGGGCCTGCTATTGATGAGCGACATTTCCCTGCCTTGCTGGTCGTAAGGGCTTATTCCCAAGTGGGTAAATTGTCAGCTCGAAGGAAAAAATCTTGCGCCCTCGCGGTGTTGCAGCATTCAATACTTCCACACCAACCATGAGCGCGAACAAAAATACTTTTCCCAAACTGCACAATGCCATGTGGCCGGGTCTCGTCGGCAAAGGCAGCCCCGGCGCGGAACCCTGCATCAGTCTCGATACCATGCTGGATCTCACCGCCGCTGCCGAAGTCAACGGTGTCAAATTTGATGGCGTGGATTTATTTCTGTTCGACCCGCATGTGAGCATTGATTCCACCGCGGACGGCGTGAAAAAAATTGCCGATAAAATTCGCGCAAAGAATTTTACCGTCGGTTCGGTGGTCGCGCCGGTTTGGCCGCCGACCGGCGGCGGCTCGGCGATGGGCAGCGCCGACGAGCGCAAAAAATTTGTCCAACAAGTGCGCAAGGCCTGTGGCATCGCCGAGCGGCTTCGAGAATTGGGCGTCCGCCCGTACGGCGTGGTGCGCATAGATTCCGCCTGCGGCGTCGGTGAATGGGAAAACGACCGCAAGGGCAACACGAAAAAAATTGCAGCCACGTTTCGCGAAGCCGCGAAGGTTGCGAAAGATCACGGCGAAAGGCTTGCCGTCGAGGGTGAAATTTGCTGGGGCGGCATGCACTCGTGGAAATATATGCTGCAACTCCTCGAAGCGGTGGATATGCCCAAGGTAGTCGGTTTTCAAGCGGACATGGCGCACACGCTTCTCTACACGCTCGGCTATAACGCTCCCGAACACCGCATCGTGCCGAAGAATTTTCATTGGGAACCCGGCGCGTTCCACGAAGCGATGAAAAAAATGACGAAGGCATTGCGTCCCTGGACGATTGATTTTCACGTCGCGCAAAACGATGCCACCGTCAAAGGTTCCGGCTCTCACGACAAAACCGGGCGTCATTGTTTGGCCACCGATCCCAACGGAAAATTAAATATCGCGCGCGATGCCGGTTATTGGCTGCGCGATGGCGCCGGCAAAGTCACCAAAAAATTCAAGCACATCTGCTGGGACGGTTGCATGTTCCCGAACGATGTCATGATGAAACCCGAAACCTGGAACAACATTCTCGCCGCGATGATTCAAGTCCGCGAAAATCACGGCTGGTAAAAAATCCTTTCTTTGCGGCAGCGGTCTATGCCGCCGAATCATTATGAAAAAACTGAACATCGGATTGGTCGGTTACGGTTTCATGGGCCGGACCCACTCCAACGCCTTCCGCAAAGTAAATAATTTCTTCGAACTCGAATATCAGCCGGTGTTGAAAGCCGTCTGCGGACGCGACGCGGAAAAGACTTCGGCCTTCGCCAGGAAATGGGGTTACGAAAGCGTTGAGACGGATTGGCGGCGATTGATCGAACGCGCGGATATTGACCTCATTGACATCGTCACGCCGAACGATTCGCACGCGGAAATCGCCATCGCCGCCGCCAAGGCGGGCAAAATGATTTTGTGCGAAAAACCGCTTTCGATGGACGGACGCCAGGGAAAAAAAATGACCGAGGTCATCGAGCGCGCCGGCGTGCCGAACATGGTTTGGTACAATTATCGCCGCGTCCCCGCCGTGACCATGGCCAAGCAGTTGATTGACGAAGGCAGGCTTGGGCGCATCTTCCATTATCGCGCGAAGTTTTTACAGGACTGGACTATCTCGAAAGATTTGCCGCAAGGCGGCACGGGCTTGTGGCGGCTTGATGTCAAAGCCGCGGGCAGCGGCGTGACCGGCGACTTGCTCGCGCACTGCATTGACACCGCGCTTTGGCTAAACGGCAGCATTGATTCCGTCACGGCCATGACCGAAACCTTCGTTAAGCAGCGCAAACATAATCTCACCGGCAAAGTCGAGAAGGTAAGCATTGATGACGCGTGCGCTTTTCTCGCGCGCTTCGCAAATGGTTCGCTAGCTACTTTCGAGTCCACCCGTTACGCGCGCGGGCACAAGGCGCTCTACACTTTCGAGATCAACGGCGAACACGCGTCCATCGCCTGGGACTTGCATGATCTTCACCGACTGCAATATTTCGATCATCGTGACGAAAGCCGCCTGCGCGGCTGGCGTTCCATCCACATCACCGACGGCGACCAGCCTTACATGAAACATTGGTGGGTTCCCGGTTTGCAAATCGGCTACGAACATACTTTCATCCACCAGGTCGCTGATTTCCTCGAGGGATTGGAAACCAGAAAACCCGCACATCCCAATTTCCGCGATGCACTGGAAACCCAATATGTCTGCGATGCCGTCCTCAAATCCGCAAAAACCGGCAAATGGCAAAACGTCCCCTCAAATAAAAAGTAGTGCGCAAGATTGCCCGAGTGAGAATTAATTCATGCGAATCCCTTTGACTACGGCATATTTTTGCCCAATGATTCCCTGACCATCGAACATGAAAATTAACTAATCCGATGAACTACAAAACCCTTACTGTTGCCCTTACTGCCACTCTCGCGCTCAGCCTGTTGACGGCTTCCGCCGAAGACAAAAAGCTCGACGCGAGCAAGCTGCCACCGGCGTCCACCATGACCGGCGTCACCTACGACAAAGATATCAAACCCATCTTTGATAAAAATTGCGTGAAGTGCCATCACGGCGAAAAGGCCCACGCGAAACTGCACCTGGACACGATGGAAGGCGCGATCAAAGGCGGCAAAGAAGGCCCGGACATCATCTCCGGCAAGAGCGGCGATAGCCCGCTGGTTTATGCTGTAGCGCACATCGGCGATGACGATGATTTCATGCCGCCCACCAAGAAGATGAAAGACGGCACAACCCTGACGCCGCTCACTCCTGAACAGGTCGGCCTCATTCGCGCGTGGATTGATCAAGGCTGTAAATAAGCGGCGAACTCTTTTCACACCGCTTTGGCTGGCAACGGCGAAAGCGGTTTTTATTTGTACACATGAAAATCAAAACGGCTCTTCGCCGCGGCCATCGAGCGGCGCGAGCGGCTGCCGTTTCAACTGGCGTAAACTTTGCTGGCGCTGCATTACTTCCAGGCGTTCGTCATCGCCAAGTTCGGGCTGCGCGGCGCGATGAGTCAGGGCGGTGAGTTGCCGGTCAACAAACTGATTGCGCAACCGCAAAACGATGTCGGTCAGTTGCTGCATCGTGTTTGGAATCGGGCGGTCTTCAGCGGTCGCTTCCGTGATCATCCGCCGCAATTCCACCGCTTCACATTGGGTCAATAAGGCAGCGACTCCCTGCCACGTCCCAGCTTCGCGCATGCTTAGGCGGATCAACAAAATTTCCCGCACGCGATGATGCAGCACCCATTGAGGATCAAAATGCGTGTGAATCCATTCCACCGTGTCTTCATGCAACAGCAAAATTTTTAGCAGATAATATTCGAGCGGCGTTGGTTTAATTTCTGGAACCGCGGTCGAGCCGGCCTCCGCTGAAAGCGAAGCTTCCGCCGCCGCATTTTCCTGCTCAATCGCCGTCGGCCCGCGTTTGAGACGCGAAGCTTTTTTAAATTCAGTTCGCACCGCCTCGGGTGAAACGCTCAACCGCAGCGCGGTCTTTTGCGCATATTTATCAACGAGGACTACGTTGCCAGTTTTATGCACCGCCTCGGCCATCGCTTCCAACACCGCTAATCGGCCTTTGTCCGTTGCGAGATCATTGGTCGCGCACAAGCGATTCAAATAATAATCAAAAAATCCATCCGCCTTTTCGATTAATTGTTTGAACGCTTCACCGCCGAATTCCTTGATGAAACTGTCCGGGTCATGCGGCGCAGGAACCAACGCCACGCGAATCGCCAGACCCGATGCCAGCAAACTATCCAGCGAACGTACCGCCGCATTCTGTCCCGCATTGTCCGAATCGAAACACAACACGACTTCATCCACGTAACGCTTCAATATTCGCGCATGGTCCGCCGTCAGCGCCGTGCCTTGCGGCGCGACGATATTTTGCACACCCGACATGAAACACGCGATGAGGTCCAACTGCCCTTCGCACACGATCGCCGATTGCGCATCCAGCAAAGCGCGCTTCGATTTATCCAAACCGAAGAAAACTTTTCCCTTCGTAAAAATCGGCGTCTCTGGTGAGTTTACATACTTCGCCGTTTTCTGGTCGCCGGACAAAACACGTCCGCTGAAACCGATGATTCGCGCTTGCTCATCGCAAATGGGAAACATCAGCCGCCCGCGAAACCGGTCGTAATGGCCGCCTCCATCCTTGGCCAAAATCAAGCCGCCCTGCTCCACCAGCGCCAGCTCGTGGCCTTTGCTTTTCGCCCAATTCACCGTGTCGTCCCACGCATCCGGCGCATAACCGAGCCGAAAAATTTTAATCGCTTCTTCCGATACGCCGCGCTTCGCCAAATAGTCGCGCGCGATTTGTCCACCGGCTTCAGTCGCGAGCGCGTTCTGCCAGCGTTGCGCAATCTGCTCGTGGATTTGCAGCAGGCTGTCTTTGATGTGGCGGGTCTGTTGCTGGGCGGGATTGTTTTCGGTTTCCAGCGGAATCTTTGCTCGCTCGGCAAGTCGCCGAACCGCATCGGGAAAAGGAATGTTCTCGTACTCCTGAACAAAGGTAAAGACATCTCCGCCCTTGTGGCAGCCGAAGCAATGAAAAATTTGCCGCTGCGGATTGACGTTGAAGCTCGGGCTCTTTTCCTTGTGGAACGGGCACAGCGCGACGAAGTTTGCGCCCGCGCGTTTTAACGGCACGTACGAACCGATGATGTCCACGATGTCACTCGCGGACCGTATGCGCTCACGCGTATTATCCGAAAAAAATTCAGCCATGCGACGGCGCGAAACACAGTCCGGCACCGTAGCTTGTTTTATCCTGTCGCCGCGCTTATGGCAAATCGTCTTTTGCCCGCTTGACCTTAACGACTTCGGATTTTGTGGAAGCGATCAACAGGATTCCCGCACGTTGTTTGACCAGGTTGCCGAGGAGGGAATCACGGAAAACATCCTGTTGAATGGTGGAAAGTTCCGGGAAGAAATTGCTGCCGAAAACGTCATTCTGATACGCGCGCGCCGCGGTGATGTCCTGGGCGCTGTAATAAGGCGCGTTCAACAACGCCAACCCAGCGATCAACATGCAACTAAAGCGTATGCCGCCCGCGATCATTCCCAAATAATATTCCCCGCCGCCGAAAACATCGCTGCCGATCAATTTCCCTCCCATCGCTTTTTTAAGCATCGAAAACGCGATCTTCGTCACGATTGCCGCCGCGATATAAATAGCGATGTAACAGAACAAATGGCTCACCGGCGAACTCATCGCCAGCATGTCGCCGACGGGTTTATAAAGAAATGCGCCCGCCAGGATGATAGCCACCCATTGGAACGTCACCATGATTTCTTCCGACATCCCGTGCTTGCGACCGCGATTCATTCCGAACAGCACCGTGATCAGCACCAGGACATCAAACCAGTTTATCAACATGTGATTGGCGTGCATAATTGCTCAATTTTTGGACACTTTTCAGGTGTTTCAATAATTGAGTCATTGAGAAGCAATTTCCTCGCCAAGTATGGAAAAGAACTAATCAACTAACGGGGACGGCGAGCGTACCCGCGAGCCGTAATTAGGGCTAAGGATTATTCTGAAGCCAATAACGGATCGCTGTCGCCTGCGCATTGCGCGGGTCCAATTCCAGCACTTTCAAATAGTGCGCCCGCGCCGCCGCCGGTTTGTGGAATTGTTCGGCATATAAATTTCCCAGCGTGAGATGCGCCAGCGCCAGATTCGCCGGAGAGGCTTGCGAGGAATTGTTCGCCAAAAGTTTTTCCAATTCCTGCGCGGCGTCGTAAAAATAATTCGCCTTCTTCAGCGCGAGCCCAAAATAAAAACGCGCGTTGAACGATTCGGGATTGATCGCCAGCGCCAGTTCAAACGCCCGCAATGATTCCGCCAGTCCACCCGAATCCAACGCCGCCAAACCCAAATCTACCTGTGCATCAAAATCACTCGGGTCCGCTTGCGTCGCCGAACGATACCACGCCACGGCGTCTTCGAGGCGATGATCGCGTTGCGCATCGCCGCCTTTGCCGAGCAGGCGTTCCGCTTCAGTGCGATTTCCCGGTTCCGGTTTGGTCGGTGAGAGATACGGGTAGCGCGCCAGCGTGACCGCGTGAACCGGCGCCGGTGTGGGAGTCGTATTTTGCGCCAGGGTGTTCGTCGTATTGCCCGGCGCAGATTCATCCGGTAACGGAGTCGTGCGCGACGGCGGCGGCGCGGGTGAAGCCGTCGCCGGTTTGCTCTGATGACGAAATAATCCCATTGGGTTGAGGCGTGAAAAAAATCCGCGCTTCTCGGTTTTGGTTTTCGCGACCACCGCCGGGGGTTCAGCCGTGTCGTCGTCCATGTTGGTCGTAGCGATCGCCGAATTCGCATCGGCCGTCTTGATCGCAGGTCCCTCAGACAACTGCACCACTTCCGGTTTTGTGTTGAGTTGGACTGGCGGAGACGGACGCGGATTTTGCGCGACAGTTGCCGGAGGACGGGTAACCGCGGTCAAGTTCTCCGGCGGGATAATATTGGAGACGTTCGTAGCCGGAGGGCGAACAACATTGTTCGTTGCCGGATTTATCGCCGCAACGACATTTGTCGCCACTGGTTTTGGCGGTGGGTTGAGTTCAAGTTCGAGTTGTTGCGCCGCGGCATTCACGGAATCCCAATTTGCCGCCTGCGCGTTTTGCGTGAGATATTGTTTGTACTTTTCCAGCGCGAGCGCGCGATTGCCCAAATAAATTTCCGCGATTCCAAGATTCAGCAAAGCCGGCCCGTAATTCGGTTGCGCCTTGAGCGCGCTGTTGAAATCGGTGACGGCATCCCGCAACCGCCGGCGCTGAAGCTGCACCATGCCCAGGTCATTGAGGGCCTCGGCATTTCCCGGGCTCAAGCGCAAAGCTTCGCGAAAACTCGCATCCGCCGCAGTAGCTTCGCCCAACCGCAACTGCGCGGTTCCCAGCTTCAGCCAACCGTTCAAGACATTTCCTTCGCGAACGGTAAACGCAGTCAATTCATTCTTGGCCGCTTCCAGAGTGTCTGGCCGGTCCTGTTCGAGCAACAGGCAGCCATAATTATAATGCACCGCGAGCAAATCATGATTCAGAGCGAGGGCGCGCTGATAGGCATCCGCCGCCTCGGCCGCCTTGCCCGCGTGATGATAAGCCAGGCCGAGGTAATTCCACGCCTGCGCATTCGTCGCCAGGACCGAAGTGGCGACCTTCAGTTCCTCAATCGCTTCGGACGTCTTCCCCTCGTCGAGCAGGCGTTTACCCCGCAGCAATGCCCGCGGCCCGGCCGGCGTGCATCCCGCAAGCCACACTGCCGCCACGGTC is drawn from Verrucomicrobiia bacterium and contains these coding sequences:
- the dnaG gene encoding DNA primase, with the protein product MAEFFSDNTRERIRSASDIVDIIGSYVPLKRAGANFVALCPFHKEKSPSFNVNPQRQIFHCFGCHKGGDVFTFVQEYENIPFPDAVRRLAERAKIPLETENNPAQQQTRHIKDSLLQIHEQIAQRWQNALATEAGGQIARDYLAKRGVSEEAIKIFRLGYAPDAWDDTVNWAKSKGHELALVEQGGLILAKDGGGHYDRFRGRLMFPICDEQARIIGFSGRVLSGDQKTAKYVNSPETPIFTKGKVFFGLDKSKRALLDAQSAIVCEGQLDLIACFMSGVQNIVAPQGTALTADHARILKRYVDEVVLCFDSDNAGQNAAVRSLDSLLASGLAIRVALVPAPHDPDSFIKEFGGEAFKQLIEKADGFFDYYLNRLCATNDLATDKGRLAVLEAMAEAVHKTGNVVLVDKYAQKTALRLSVSPEAVRTEFKKASRLKRGPTAIEQENAAAEASLSAEAGSTAVPEIKPTPLEYYLLKILLLHEDTVEWIHTHFDPQWVLHHRVREILLIRLSMREAGTWQGVAALLTQCEAVELRRMITEATAEDRPIPNTMQQLTDIVLRLRNQFVDRQLTALTHRAAQPELGDDERLEVMQRQQSLRQLKRQPLAPLDGRGEEPF
- a CDS encoding CvpA family protein, with protein sequence MHANHMLINWFDVLVLITVLFGMNRGRKHGMSEEIMVTFQWVAIILAGAFLYKPVGDMLAMSSPVSHLFCYIAIYIAAAIVTKIAFSMLKKAMGGKLIGSDVFGGGEYYLGMIAGGIRFSCMLIAGLALLNAPYYSAQDITAARAYQNDVFGSNFFPELSTIQQDVFRDSLLGNLVKQRAGILLIASTKSEVVKVKRAKDDLP
- a CDS encoding c-type cytochrome domain-containing protein, which gives rise to MNYKTLTVALTATLALSLLTASAEDKKLDASKLPPASTMTGVTYDKDIKPIFDKNCVKCHHGEKAHAKLHLDTMEGAIKGGKEGPDIISGKSGDSPLVYAVAHIGDDDDFMPPTKKMKDGTTLTPLTPEQVGLIRAWIDQGCK
- a CDS encoding tetratricopeptide repeat protein, which encodes MVTKKKRLRHWIQYLLMTVAAVWLAGCTPAGPRALLRGKRLLDEGKTSEAIEELKVATSVLATNAQAWNYLGLAYHHAGKAAEAADAYQRALALNHDLLAVHYNYGCLLLEQDRPDTLEAAKNELTAFTVREGNVLNGWLKLGTAQLRLGEATAADASFREALRLSPGNAEALNDLGMVQLQRRRLRDAVTDFNSALKAQPNYGPALLNLGIAEIYLGNRALALEKYKQYLTQNAQAANWDSVNAAAQQLELELNPPPKPVATNVVAAINPATNNVVRPPATNVSNIIPPENLTAVTRPPATVAQNPRPSPPVQLNTKPEVVQLSEGPAIKTADANSAIATTNMDDDTAEPPAVVAKTKTEKRGFFSRLNPMGLFRHQSKPATASPAPPPSRTTPLPDESAPGNTTNTLAQNTTPTPAPVHAVTLARYPYLSPTKPEPGNRTEAERLLGKGGDAQRDHRLEDAVAWYRSATQADPSDFDAQVDLGLAALDSGGLAESLRAFELALAINPESFNARFYFGLALKKANYFYDAAQELEKLLANNSSQASPANLALAHLTLGNLYAEQFHKPAAARAHYLKVLELDPRNAQATAIRYWLQNNP
- a CDS encoding Gfo/Idh/MocA family oxidoreductase, whose product is MKKLNIGLVGYGFMGRTHSNAFRKVNNFFELEYQPVLKAVCGRDAEKTSAFARKWGYESVETDWRRLIERADIDLIDIVTPNDSHAEIAIAAAKAGKMILCEKPLSMDGRQGKKMTEVIERAGVPNMVWYNYRRVPAVTMAKQLIDEGRLGRIFHYRAKFLQDWTISKDLPQGGTGLWRLDVKAAGSGVTGDLLAHCIDTALWLNGSIDSVTAMTETFVKQRKHNLTGKVEKVSIDDACAFLARFANGSLATFESTRYARGHKALYTFEINGEHASIAWDLHDLHRLQYFDHRDESRLRGWRSIHITDGDQPYMKHWWVPGLQIGYEHTFIHQVADFLEGLETRKPAHPNFRDALETQYVCDAVLKSAKTGKWQNVPSNKK